In a single window of the Gossypium hirsutum isolate 1008001.06 chromosome D02, Gossypium_hirsutum_v2.1, whole genome shotgun sequence genome:
- the LOC107933069 gene encoding cytochrome P450 CYP749A22-like has product MRMEAMSKPMALSHDIFPKVQPHIYTWINKYGKNFLYWNGVRAELVISEPELAEETMTPAIIASVETMMKKWKGQEELTCVFYIKIWKTADLLESEKLEKGIHDCVLEIVKKRENKFVSGEVDGFGNDFLGLLVNAFHHLNDKNMLSMEDLVDECKTFYFAGQETMTMIINETLRLYSQLLDLRTKMNETCNFLSFKARYLLYNNRIELEELKESKI; this is encoded by the exons ATGAGAATGGAAGCAATGAGCAAACCTATGGCCTTGTCGCATGACATATTTCCCAAAGTGCAGCCACATATTTACACCTGGATCAACAAATATG GGAagaattttctttattggaacGGTGTTCGAGCTGAACTGGTGATTTCAGAACCTGAACTAGCCGAAGAG ACCATGACTCCAGCAATAATTGCTAGCGTTGAGACAATGATGAAAAAGTGGAAAGGTCAAGAAG AGCTGACTTGTGTTTTTTACATCAAAATTTGGAAAACTGCTGATTTACTTGAGTCAGAGAAACTCGAAAAAGGAATACACGATTGTGTGCTGGAGATTGttaagaaaagggaaaacaaatTTGTGAGTGGAGAAGTTGATGGCTTTGGAAATGATTTTTTAGGATTGCTAGTAAATGCCTTTCATCATTTGAATGACAAAAACATGCTTTCAATGGAAGATTTGGTGGATGAATGCAAAACATTCTACTTTGCTGGACAGGAAACT ATGACCATGATCATTAATGAAACTCTAAGACTGTATAGCCAACTGTTGGATCTAAGAACAAAGATGAATGAAACATGCAATTTCTTGAGCTTCAAGGCTCGATACTTGCTGTACAATAACAGAATCGAGCTTGAAGAACTAAAGGAATCTAAGATTTAA
- the LOC107933087 gene encoding cytochrome P450 CYP749A22 has protein sequence MELVILVPCSLLLIALIKFLYDYLWVPLSIQHMLNSQGIKGPPYRFIHGNNKEIIKMRKEAMSKPKALTHDIFAKTQPHMYSWIKKYGKNFVYWNGIRAEVVISEPELVKEVLKNSENVFPKAKPSFYVSKLLGNGLATIDGEKWVKHRKLTNYAFHGESLKNMTPAIIASVETMLKRWKGKEGKEIEVYQEFRLLTSEVISRTAFGSNYLEGEKIFAMLNKLSIIMGRNLFNTKIPLISKLWKPADLLESEELAKEIKDCVIKIVRKREDKAVNGEVDSFDNNFLGLLINAYHDSDENNRLSLEDLVDECKTFYWTGHDTVNALLAWVLLLLAIHGDWQEKARREVIDIFGNQNPHPESIAKLKTMTMIIYETLRLYGATNGLPRKVAREVQVGKLVMPANIDLLIARAALHHDPQLWGDDVHLFKPERFAEGIAKATNYNAAAFFPFGLGPRFCVGMTFATIETKIALSMILQRYTISLSPAYVHSPIPILTLHPEHGIQVILESLHNDA, from the exons ATGGAGCTTGTAATTCTTGTCCCATGTTCTTTGTTACTCATTGCTTTAATCAAGTTCCTTTATGATTACTTGTGGGTGCCTCTTAGTATACAGCATATGCTGAATTCTCAGGGAATCAAAGGACCTCCTTACAGATTCATCCATGGCAACAACAAGGAAATTATCAAAATGAGAAAGGAAGCTATGAGCAAACCCAAGGCCTTGACTCATGATATATTTGCCAAAACGCAGCCACATATGTACTCCTGGATCAAAAAATATG GGAAGAATTTTGTTTATTGGAACGGTATTCGAGCTGAAGTGGTGATTTCAGAACCTGAACTAGTCAAAGAGGTTCTGAAAAATAGTGAAAATGTCTTTCCAAAAGCGAAGCCATCATTTTATGTTAGCAAGCTACTGGGGAACGGGCTTGCGACAATCGATGGTGAAAAATGGGTGAAGCATCGGAAGTTGACGAATTACGCTTTTCATGGGGAAAGCTTAAAG AACATGACACCGGCAATAATTGCTAGCGTTGAAACAATGCTAAAAAGGTGGAAAGGCAAAGAAGGCAAAGAGATTGAAGTGTATCAAGAATTTAGATTATTGACTTCAGAAGTGATATCCAGAACAGCTTTTGGTAGCAATTACTTGGAAGGGGAGAAGATTTTTGCCATGTTGAACAAGTTATCAATAATTATGGGCCGAAATCTTTTTAATACTAAAATTCCTTTGATCAG CAAGTTATGGAAACCTGCTGATTTGCTAGAGTCTGAAGAACTtgcaaaagaaataaaagattgtGTGATTAAGATTGTCAGGAAAAGAGAAGATAAAGCTGTAAATGGAGAAGTTGATAGCTTCGACAATAATTTTCTAGGATTACTTATAAATGCCTATCATGATTCGGATGAAAATAACAGGCTTTCATTGGAAGACTTGGTAGATGAGTGCAAAACATTTTACTGGACCGGACACGACACTGTTAATGCCTTGCTTGCTTGGGTTCTTTTGCTTTTAGCAATCCATGGAGATTGGCAAGAGAAAGCAAGAAGAGAGGTGATTGACATATTTGGTAACCAAAATCCACATCCTGAAAGCATTGCAAAACTCAAAACT ATGACCATGATCATATATGAAACTCTAAGATTGTACGGTGCCACAAATGGCCTGCCAAGAAAAGTTGCAAGAGAAGTTCAGGTAGGAAAGCTAGTCATGCCAGCTAATATAGATCTTCTTATTGCAAGGGCTGCACTTCACCATGACCCCCAACTATGGGGAGATGATGTGCATCTTTTCAAACCAGAGAGATTTGCAGAAGGGATTGCCAAAGCTACTAATTACAATGCAGCCGCATTTTTCCCATTTGGACTGGGACCTCGATTTTGTGTTGGTATGACCTTTGCAACCATAGAAACCAAAATTGCTCTCTCCATGATTCTACAACGCTACACCATTAGTCTCTCCCCCGCCTATGTACACTCACCAATACCTATTTTAACCCTTCATCCAGAACATGGAATTCAAGTGATACTTGAGTCACTGCATAATGATGCTTAA
- the LOC107933086 gene encoding cytochrome P450 CYP749A22: MELVILVPCSLFLIALIKFLYDYLWVPLSLQHMLNSQGIKGPPYRFIHGNNKEIIKMRKEAMNKPKALTHDMFPKLQPHMHSWIKEYGKNFVYWSGVRAQLVISEAELVKEVMKNSLNVFPKAKPSVYASNLLGNGLVMIEGEKWVKHRKLTNHVFHGESLKNMTPAVIASVETMLEKWKGKEGKEIEVYQEFRLLTSEVISRTAFGSSYSEGEKIFAMLNKLSIIMSRNFFNTEIPLISKLWKPADLLESERLANEIQDCVMKIVKKREDRVVNGEADSFGNDFLGLLVNAYHDLDDKNRLSMEDLVAECKTFYVAGQETVNGLLAWIVLLLAIHKDWQEKARREVIEVFGNQNPDSDGISKLKIVTMIIYETLRLYGPTNGLPRRVAREVQVGKLVLPANINLLIAKAALHHDPQIWGDDVHLFKPERFADGIAEATNYNAAAFFPFGLGPRFCVGMTFATTETKIALSMILQRYSFTLSPAYVHSPVPIITLQPEHGIHVILESLHNGA; this comes from the exons ATGGAGCTTGTAATTCTTGTCCCATGTTCTTTGTTCCTCATAGCTTTAATCAAGTTCCTTTATGATTACTTGTGGGTGCCTCTTAGTTTACAGCATATGCTGAATTCTCAGGGAATCAAAGGACCTCCTTACAGATTCATCCATGGCAACAACAAGGAAATTATCAAAATGAGAAAGGAAGCTATGAACAAACCTAAGGCCTTGACGCATGATATGTTTCCCAAATTGCAGCCACATATGCACTCCTGGATCAAAGAATATG GGAAGAATTTTGTGTATTGGAGCGGTGTTCGAGCTCAACTGGTGATTTCAGAAGCTGAATTAGTCAAAGAGGTTATGAAAAATAGTTTGAATGTTTTTCCAAAAGCGAAGCCATCAGTTTATGCTAGCAACCTACTGGGAAATGGGCTTGTGATGATCGAGGGTGAAAAATGGGTGAAGCATCGCAAGTTGACGAATCATGTTTTTCATGGGGAAAGTTTAAAG AACATGACACCAGCAGTAATTGCAAGTGTTGAAACAATGCTAGAGAAATGGAAAGGCAAAGAAGGCAAAGAGATTGAAGTGTATCAAGAATTTAGATTATTGACTTCAGAAGTGATATCCAGAACAGCTTTTGGTAGCAGCTACTCGGAAGGGGAGAAGATTTTTGCCATGTTGAACAAGTTATCAATAATTATGAGccgaaatttttttaatactgaAATTCCTTTGATCAG CAAGTTATGGAAACCTGCTGATTTGCTGGAGTCTGAAAGACTTGCAAATGAAATACAAGATTGTGTGATGAAGATCGTTAAGAAAAGAGAAGATAGAGTTGTGAATGGAGAAGCTGATAGCTTTGGCAATGATTTTCTAGGATTACTTGTAAATGCCTATCATGATTTGGACGACAAAAATAGGCTTTCAATGGAAGACTTGGTAGCTGAGTGCAAAACATTCTACGTTGCCGGACAAGAAACTGTTAATGGCTTGCTTGCATGGATAGTCTTACTTTTAGCAATCCATAAAGATTGGCAAGAGAAAGCAAGAAGAGAGGTGATTGAGGTATTTGGTAACCAAAATCCAGATTCTGATGGTATTTCTAAACTCAAAATT GTCACCATGATCATTTATGAAACTTTAAGATTGTATGGTCCAACAAATGGCCTGCCAAGAAGAGTTGCAAGAGAAGTTCAAGTAGGAAAGCTAGTTTTGCCAGCTAATATAAATCTTCTTATTGCAAAGGCTGCACTTCACCATGACCCTCAAATATGGGGAGATGATGTGCATCTTTTTAAACCGGAAAGATTCGCTGATGGGATTGCCGAAGCTACCAATTACAATGCGGCTGCATTTTTCCCCTTTGGATTGGGACCCCGATTTTGTGTTGGTATGACCTTTGCAACCACAGAAACCAAAATTGCTCTCTCCATGATTCTACAACGCTACTCCTTTACCCTCTCCCCTGCCTATGTCCACTCACCAGTGCCTATTATCACCCTTCAACCAGAACATGGAATTCACGTAATACTTGAATCCCTGCATAATGGTGCTTAA
- the LOC107933085 gene encoding cytochrome P450 CYP749A22, which produces MSALTELVILVPFCFFLVALIKFLYDYLWVPLRIQRLLNSQGIKGPAYKFIHGNNHEVTKMKKEALSKHLGLTDDIFPKVQPHIYTWINRYGRNYLYWNGIRPELVISEPELVKEVLKNSENTFPKKKPSIFFSKLLGNGLVLLEGEKWVKHRKLANHVFHGERLKNMTPAVIASVETMLEKWKGQEGKEIEVFQEFRLLTSEVISRTAFGSNYLEGEKIFAMLKELSIIMSRNNFKTSIPLINKLWKGVDMLKSEELAKGIQDCVMKIVKKREDKFVNGEADSFGNDFLGLLVNAYHDSDENNRLSMEDLVDECKTFYFAGQETVNSLLAWIVLLLATHGDWQDKARREVIDIFGNRNPDSEGISKLKTITMIIYETLRLYGPSNGLQRRVTRKVQLGKLVLPANIDILVQNIALHHDPHQWGDDVHLFKPERFEEGIAKATNYNVAAFFPFGLGPRSCVGMSFAITETKVALSMILQRYTITLSPAYVHSPMTILAIRPQHGIQVILESLHNNA; this is translated from the exons ATGAGTGCCTTGACAGAGCTTGTGATTCTTGTCCCATTTTGTTTCTTCCTCGTAGCTTTAATCAAGTTCCTTTATGATTACTTGTGGGTGCCTCTCCGTATACAGCGTCTCCTGAATTCACAGGGAATCAAAGGACCTGCTTACAAATTCATCCATGGCAACAACCATGAAGTTACCAAAATGAAAAAGGAAGCATTAAGCAAGCATCTGGGCCTGACAGATGATATATTTCCCAAGGTGCAGCCACATATTTACACTTGGATCAACAGATATG GGAGGAATTATCTTTATTGGAACGGTATTCGACCTGAACTGGTTATTTCAGAGCCTGAACTAGTCAAAGAGGTTctcaaaaatagtgaaaatacaTTTCCGAAAAAGAAGCCTTCGATCTTTTTTAGCAAGCTACTGGGGAACGGACTTGTGCTTCTTGAGGGTGAAAAATGGGTGAAGCATCGGAAGCTAGCCAATCATGTTTTCCATGGGGAAAGATTAAAG AACATGACACCAGCAGTAATTGCCAGCGTTGAAACAATGTTAGAGAAGTGGAAAGGCCAAGAAGGAAAAGAAATTGAAGTGTTTCAAGAATTTAGATTGCTGACTTCAGAAGTGATATCCAGAACAGCTTTTGGTAGCAACTACTTGGAAGGGGAGAAGATTTTTGCCATGTTGAAAGAGTTGTCTATAATTATGAGCCGGAATAATTTCAAGACTAGTATTCCTTTGATCAA CAAGTTATGGAAAGGCGTTGATATGCTGAAGTCAGAAGAACTTGCAAAAGGAATACAAGATTGTGTGATGAAAATTGTTAAGAAAAGAGAAGACAAATTTGTGAATGGAGAAGCTGACAGCTTTGGCAATGATTTTTTAGGATTACTTGTAAATGCATATCATGATTCGGACGAAAATAACAGGCTTTCAATGGAAGATTTGGTAGATGAGTGCAAAACATTCTACTTTGCCGGGCAAGAAACTGTTAATTCCTTACTTGCTTGGATAGTCTTGCTTTTAGCAACTCACGGAGATTGGCAGGATAAAGCTAGAAGAGAGGTGATTGACATATTCGGTAACCGAAATCCAGATTCCGAAGGCATTTCTAAACTCAAAACT ATTACTATGATTATTTATGAAACACTAAGATTGTATGGTCCATCAAATGGCTTGCAAAGAAGAGTTACAAGAAAAGTTCAGCTGGGAAAGCTAGTCTTGCCTGCTAATATAGATATTCTGGTTCAAAATATTGCACTTCACCATGACCCTCACCAGTGGGGAGATGATGTACATCTTTTTAAACCAGAGAGATTTGAAGAAGGGATTGCCAAAGCTACCAACTACAATGTGGCTGCATTTTTTCCCTTCGGATTGGGACCTCGATCTTGTGTTGGTATGTCCTTTGCAATCACGGAAACTAAGGTTGCACTCTCCATGATTCTACAACGCTACACCATTACCCTCTCCCCTGCCTATGTCCACTCACCAATGACTATTCTCGCCATTCGACCACAGCATGGAATTCAAGTAATACTTGAGTCACTGCATAACAATGCTTAA